In the genome of Erpetoichthys calabaricus chromosome 18, fErpCal1.3, whole genome shotgun sequence, the window acgagaagcatatcacgagacagagcaaccacaagtaagcccagcaagtaagggagcaatgtgaaagtagtctatcagcgttttttaagaggggttttttgaggagcgtctgtgtcttctaggggtgaattcagcccccctgctcacaaggggctggcaaaaacaaagcaaaccagtaatcaaacagcaaataaagaatgtaatgaaaacaaatgaaaacaatgataccacccctgttccccttacggcgattacacattaaatacaacaaagcacaaacaaatcacacacaataaatcatgaaaaatgttcatgagaaatggcaacggatgaaatgtaatgatgaaaatagatagtccagagatccgcacattgaatgggaatgtaaagatagtcctaccgctaatTCCTGAAATGGCGAAgacaggtggacgggttcaggagtgctcctttctttgcaggatggccatgaatccacttacagtcctcatgtacacaggcagacggcagacaatccagacgccaaacGCGAAActatccaggacaaaacaaataagtacaggtaacccaacagaaggtaggcagacagacaggaacttgaaacacaaattactgaaactttttttttcttttggtcaccagccccctttttaaaagctgcgccGGCATCCGTTGATCCCAACAGctcctgcaccctcagcagaagaccaatcagagccactgcagggactgctgggagttgcagtttcaaattctattggctacttttaccatcccaagccgcgttttcctctacagttgcttcctgttctctctacagtacagtattgccacgaaaaaagccataaaaatgttATGGCTaaaggatatttgcggtttctgctaataattattagataggttctaaggaaaaatctgcgaatgactgaggccgcgacctctgaaccacgactttgcgggggtctactgtaaatatataatcTGATATTAAAGAAAGGTTTTGTCCTTGCGAtaggttatttttatttctaacacatgcagtgtgctctctgcacatgcgacacacatttatatgtgtcAAGACCTTTCGAGATATTTAGATGAGACGTTTCGGCTGTAGACAGTTCACTCAGAAGCTTGCTCCCTGCTGGATCAGGTTAACAACAGCACCACTGGTCTTTGCATTTCAAAATCACTGCTCTGCTTTGAGTGCTGCCTCCATgaggattggtttagaaatgtgccactcagtgagccgtctaattgttcccattCAGTTTTAAGCAAAAATTGCTCATGTTTTTCTCTAGACGTAAATGTTATATGGCTGGCTCTGCGAGACTACTGAATTTGTAAATACTAGTAATTTCTGTCCAAAACTCAAAACCAAATCCCTTAGGGTGTCTACTTTGTTAAGGTGGATACAATTAAATTTATACTTGCAAACTTCTGTTTCCTTGGCAGCGGCATCTCTCAAAGGATGCAGATATGGAGGTCAGTGATGTGGTCCCTTGTGTCTCCTGGAGTCTACAGAGAGGTTCTAACAATCCTGGTGCTGCTGGCATGGAGATCTGTGGCCTCTCTGCAGGTTCAAGCTCCATTACTGCCTGAACAGCCTTTCTTGGTGTTTTGGGGAATTTCCGATTTCTTTTGCCAAGGCAGGCCTGATCCCAGTTCATTCAGTATTGTTGCCAATGGAACAGGACACCTGAAGGACGGTGGTGTGACTATCTTCTATGAAAACGATTTGGGCCTCTATCCCTACTTTGGCTCAAACAATCAACCCGTGTGTGGAGGGCTGCCTCAGTTAACAAACCTGGAAATGCACCTACTCAAATCTGAAGGGGATATCAAATCTAAAATCCCATCTCCAGAGTACCATGGTCTGGCCATCATTAATTGGGATGAGTGGTGGCCAAACTTGAGTCACACCAAGATCAAGAGACTAATCTACCAAGATCAGTCTTGGGCCATACTTGAGCAATTTTTTCCAGACTGGTCACTGGCAGAGCTGAATCATTGGGCTCAAGTGGACTTTGATTCTGCTGCACAGTCCATAATGGTGGAAACTCTACTTCAAGCCCGGACTTTGAGACCAAAGGGGGTGTGGGGATTTAGTTCCTACCCCACCTGTCACAACTCCAACTGGAAGTCAATCAACAGCTCCGGATGCTGCACTAAAGAAGAAGTGGCCCTCAATGACCATCTGTCATGGATGTGGGCAAAAAGCTGTGCACTCTATCCATCCCTCCAGGTAAATGAAGAGCAGAGCAACAGTGAAGCCCACAGCAGAGTCACACATCAAATTCTGGAAGCCTTACGTGTGGCAAATATGGCTGAAGCCCAGACAGCCTTGCCTGTATTTCCTCTGCTCAAtatcctttactcctcctcatcaTCATTCCTGTCACAGGTGGGTAAAAGTCCACATTCTTTAATGTTGAGGGGGAGGGGGGCAGGTATGGAGTAGTGgtcaatttatttttactaagtTCTTATGGTATAAAGTGATGGGGAGCCCTGCCAAAGTCACATGACTGTCACTTCAAGTAACGCAAGAAGCTGGTGTCTTGAAATAAACGTGAAGGTCGATCAGCTGTGAAACTGATGTGATGTGCATAGATGTTTCGGTGGGCAGTGCCTCAAAATTGAGAAAGGGGCACAGTACAGGacatgatttgttttattttagttttatgtatgtatgtatgtcctgttgagtgATTATGTTTGTAAGTTGGGGTCTGTGTCTTGAAACAGGTTTGCACGGACGTGGAGGGGCTTCAGGGATTAGTAGTTTGTGTTTTGTAGGCAGTGTACAGGTAAAACcagaagagaaggatgtggcgGGCCTTTTTTGATCGTTTCACTTTCTGATCGACTCCATCATCAGCAGCACCTAACCCTTTTATTAACTTGGCATTCGTAGCAGGAGATGGATGGTGCTCGGCCACCGGATGTAAGGATGATGGTGAGTTCTTTTCCCTTTCAATCCAGTCCACTGATGTTCTTTTAGAAGAGGCATGCCTCCAAAGACTGTTCTTCTTTTAGACTCTGGTGGTAGGACTGTGTTTATTATCCAAGATCCAGGATCCAACAATTGATTAAAAGGGAATATTCCGCACATCTTTCCATTCTTTGACCAGACTTTTTCCAGGactgtaaatattattgtatgggggtttgtttgtggtgtttgtttggtacttttgtcattattttcctCTACCGTGTTTGTAAGCACTTATTATAGCAAGTaaggaatatttatatatttgtttgttgGTGTGTTTAATCTATATGGGCATTTTCCTGGGGTGTCATTAATATTCGGGTGTCAGTGCAGAAATACTGTAGAGCTTAGGTGTTGGCCTGATTCGATCAgtccctcattttaaaagcttCTTTGCTGTATAAATCTAGTGGCTACCTCTGTGCTTTCTAGAAGTCAGGGGTTCACTACAAACTTTAATTTctatgtttttaatttcattaaagaTTTGGATGTGACTTTGGGGcattataatattaacaaaacatcAACAAATATTTGCCCATGATTGCTGATTATGCTAGATTATGAGAACGGATACAATGTCCCTTGTATATATACTTGATTTTCCTAATACAACACATCATAAAATGATGAAATAGCAGATGAAAGAGTTCCATCCAGTTACATAAAACCTTAACGGTAGGAGTTCAGCATGTCAAGTCAAAggtttttttcctttcataaagTGCCCTTTGAGGGTGAAATATTTAGGGAGCCATTAAATCTGATGATCTGGTACCAGAGATCACCATTAGCATCAccattatttttgtaaaacaataaTCATCAAAAGCATATTTTATTTCCATAGAATACAGTAAACTACACTGTAGTCTACCTAGTATGTtgcttattttggttttcttACGCTTGCGCATGAAAGTGATCAGTGAGGTCCTAATGGGAACGAAGGTCGCTTggaccaatcagatgaaaggGTTGGGCACTTGAGCCACTGTATCCTCCACACACACCCCCAAAGGTGCACAACCCTACTAGGCAGGCAATAAGGAATGAACAGCAACTAAGGGGACAGTTAAAAAAACGGTTGTGGGATAACAGAGACAAGTAGGTGATATGGGGCTCCTAGGCAGAGGTGAGTTTGGGGCTCCGTATCCGACATATCACCAATCAAGGTTTCTGTTCCTTTCTTGAAATGGTTATGGTGGCTAGGTGCAGAAAAGGGAAAACATTTGTTAGCCCACTCCTGTCTGTGACAGGAAAGGCATCAAGTTGGATTTATGGTTTAACTGTATTATAGATAACCATCTgtagtttaattatttcatttctgAAGCACTCCCATACAGGCACTGCTTCTGGCCCCTTGTTATAGTGAAATGTGCACAATGAAATGAAAGCCACCAAGGAGATTACTCACGTCTGGCTTAAAAGCCAATGTCCTCAATTAGTCATGAGTCTCATCCGGAATCACCAGAGTCAAAAATGTCTCACTTGATTCGAAAAAGTTGACAAGAGTGAAATCTCTctgaaaaaatactgtaacacTAAACATGAACTCTAAAAAAAGGGACTGCAGTCAGTAGGCCATTTTGGAGACTAGCCAAGATCTAGTCATTTTAGGGTGGCACACTACCTTACTGTGGGACCACTTTAGTAGGCAATGTTGGAAACATAGCCCagctgctgctattttttttccacagaatactccagtttttcttattaattagCTGATGACACAGTATAGTCCCATGACTCCATGTTAGTGTGTATAATTCCGAGGTGTAGCCAGAAATTCATTTCAGGGAGGATGAGAATGTGCATAAACCATATTTCTGTCTATGATCAATCACTTGGAATGgtcattaaatatatttcaggGGTGATTCAAACCCTAAATGCTATGTCTATGATAtcaatgtgtgtgtgagtgcgccCTCTGATTATCTGGCCCCCATCCACATTTCCTTCCTATCTGCTTCATTCTGCTACTGCCAAGTTAGGCTGCAGCCCTCCGTGGACTGtaatggattaagcagatttcaaAACAGAAGGATGGCATTTGGCTTTGTGCTGTGTGACTTAGTTTGTCGTCCCTGAAAATATGGTTTGTCCTGCTCTACAGTACTAGCGTGGGCAGATGCCGATTTACCATCATTGTAGGCTCTGGTGTTGTTAGCATCTGGCACGTTATCTTCGCTCGTGCTTGCACACCCGTCTTGTTTTGTCACACAGGCTGCCTTCATTTcggaaaattttatttttttatgtatgacTGGAATggattttttaagtttttccattttttttttggtttgtcagaTTCATTTGCATAAGTTCATATCCTTTTTGGTGTCCCATAACACTATTCTATTCAGCAAAGAACGTAAAGTCATATGGAACCGTTCCATATATTGTGCACAGTAATTGTGTGTTAATTGtgaaatgtactatattattaCAGCAAACAAATGTGTTTAAGTGCAGATGATAAGTTGAATTGCTTTTTCTTTGATTGAGAAGGTAATAATGTGTTTGATtttagcactagaatccctggagcgtacaaaaaaagtcgtaatgctgggccaccttaaatttcttctcacctctccatcagcgtcttttgttttggaaatgtgtcaCTCAACACACGCAACAAGcggcctgctataccatccccttCAGGGATTCTAGAGTTAGGTTGTAGGCAGGTTTTCTGATCGGACTTACTGTGCCAAACTGGTGTAAAGCTCCTGAAAGTACTGTGCAGCAAAATAACTTCAGAGAGAAGGCATTCATCACTTCAAACACAAAAGTGATCTTTTCACTTCTTTCTAACATAAAGAAACAAGAGGTAACTCTCAATGATGAGGGACATCATCAGAGGACGCGGCTTCAGACAATAGCACTTTTCAGCTCAAGGTCTCCACACACCATGTGTTGGTGCCCCACACATAGATTAGCACAGTGGTGTGAcaatgaaatttggtatacaaTGAAAAAGTGTGTACTCTTAAGTCTACAGTGCCTTCAGGGAGTATTCAGATCCATTCactcttttcacattttgttccaTTGCAGCCATGAGCTAATatcaataaaattcattttttcctcatcagACAACACCCAATACCccaatgagaaagtgaaaatttGTAGGAATTTTTGCTAATGtattaagaataaaaacctgaaacATCACATTGACCCAAGTATTAAGAACCTTTGAAAttttgctcaggtgcatcccattctatttatCATCATCACAATTATTgtgcaccttgtttggagtccacttgtggtcaattcaattgattggatatgattaggaaaggcatgCACCTGACTATACAAGGTCCCACAGGTGACAACGTGTAGCAGACCAAAAACTAAGTcctgaggttgaaggaattgtctTCAGAgttcagagacaggattgtgtcaaggctacaaaaaaaaaggtctggagcactgaaggttcccaagaacacAGGGACCTCCATAAattgttaaatggaagaagtttggaaaatccacaactctttctagagctgtcTGCCCAACCAAACTGAGCACTTGGGCGAGAAGgaccatggtaagagaggtgaccaagacctTCAGTGGTCAATGTGGCTCAGCTCTAGAGAACCTGTGTAGGgataggagaaacttccagaaggacaaccactactgcaacactccactaatctggactTAATGATAGAGTGGACAGaaaacacatgaaagcccacttgcAGTTTGCGAAAGTACCCTCAAACGATGAGGTCTGATGATGCTAAAATCGAACCATCTAgcctcaattctaagcatcatGACTGGAGGAAGCCAGACACCATTCATCAAgtgcacaataccattccaacggtgaagcatggttggggcagcatcatgctgagAAGATGTTTATCAGCAGGAGAGACTGGGAGACAAGTCAAAGTTGAGGGAGCAAAACACTGAGATATCCTTCATgaagacctgctccagagcaGTGATTTTTCAGTTccgatattaattgtagttttagtttttattttattttataaaatctatttttatttcattatagttTTCGGTGgagttaataattttaatttagatctgtgtttaaaatttaatttagttctggcttttttacataatatttgtacaattttagttttttttttctattgcaagaccacaaatgctggcctacacatatttaaaTGCAAGTTATATTtcaatcaacaaaatacactcacagttcataacgCCGTTAAACACCGCTTGACtgtcaatgatcaaacagatcaAGTGGCCAAATGGGTACAGTCAGCAAAATCAAATGTTTCAGTCCAAGAAAGCAGTCTGTGCAAGCGCGttactgttaagctttaaacaagcacgcatttcgagagatttCTTCATGTTGTAACGacgtccattgcacagatagccacacagtgaacaTACTCGCTTGACGAGCGCCTGTAATGCAGATACATTGACAAGGTCCTCGGTCACTGGCGCCAGCAGACTGTAATGgtgacgatttctgctgccaggaCTGAAgtagtgacgtgcggtgaggttcttggctggtgactccttcagagtcagagttacaaatatatgaaccccaaagagtagcttattcattattcaattggcagccagcatgcacattgactacttaTGTTTcttatctcatcagcattctttacacacacaggtaaggtacATAATAtgactaagaaagaacgttacatttatagcggcaacAGAGAGACagtggagagagcgcatttgttcctcaccctccatgtgctctaaatttgctgttgcaatttcacaattcatactcattcaatacaaatgaaagtatagagtggtgtacaaaaaaaacggatttcagttttgaccttatttaaaatatttagttgtttttaaaagcttttaattctggtgctttaatcaattttattacGGACTGTTcaaaaaatgataagaaaaacaaaataatattttatttaaggtcaaaatttactttttaaatattggatatttatcttagtctgatcccatttttttaaaaattgaaaaacgttaatggtcttacctttatttgttaatgaagtcatgtgcctatccttctccacgaaaatctctgtcgctttcttgtaaaagtcctctttattttcctttagttttaaaagtcttcatcttccattttggcagtcagtcggaacaaaaagtaaaaatgaacgtaccgctgcagtgcacttgactttctgatatcgttaACTTATTGGCGCTCAGAGTCTCTGCGTAGAAGAAGAgcggcaacaagcacctgttgggctcacatgcgcccccttcagggcagcTCGGTACTGTCGACctcgccttgtgccttttcactgcggttttaagtccgatcagcaagactgtCAAATATGTCTGACAAATATGTCAcgcacattcattaaagatattaaccagactgtggaaagtcacgGTGTATAATAAACGCGTGTGCAAaaattatattggcgacatacagagcgacagcaacaggcacgggccaattgcatgcatcaacccagtgagGGATAGCGCAGTCCGAGATGAGGTCAAGCTCGTCCTGCCTCATCGCtgccgcacctcgcgtttctcccctaAATCTGATCAGGAAATGcgcaattttgactataaaaatgatcagaattattggaattacacagaaaacaaatttatagcacataccagttgacaaatttattttatgttatcattattagttttttttttcacttttcacgATGACAGGTGAGACCGCACGTCCCTGTATGAAGTGCTGGTCTTCCACTAAGTACGGATCAAGCtggccctgcactgaaactccgagacttt includes:
- the si:dkey-72l14.3 gene encoding glyco_hydro_56 domain-containing protein — its product is MQIWRSVMWSLVSPGVYREVLTILVLLAWRSVASLQVQAPLLPEQPFLVFWGISDFFCQGRPDPSSFSIVANGTGHLKDGGVTIFYENDLGLYPYFGSNNQPVCGGLPQLTNLEMHLLKSEGDIKSKIPSPEYHGLAIINWDEWWPNLSHTKIKRLIYQDQSWAILEQFFPDWSLAELNHWAQVDFDSAAQSIMVETLLQARTLRPKGVWGFSSYPTCHNSNWKSINSSGCCTKEEVALNDHLSWMWAKSCALYPSLQVNEEQSNSEAHSRVTHQILEALRVANMAEAQTALPVFPLLNILYSSSSSFLSQADLENTIGESAALGASGVVLRQKLFSTQTQRHCWGLSGYLSKTLGPYVVNVTTAARLCSTMVCRSRGRCVRKDPKELVYLHLPPEAFQLMPEDGEVGDTVAQGKLRPQDVQNWKDKFKCQWFVGLTSETGSEAEEQEDEEVEKPFEATEINVTPNSMDGALTWGLPVHFILALILLLTWQILI